Genomic window (Vibrio coralliirubri):
AGCAAGCAGTTTGTTTGCGTTTGCACGACCTGTGTGGATGTCACAACCAGAGTGACCGCCTTTTAGGCCTTTTAGCGTTAGCTTACGTGTTACGAAGTCAGCTGGAATCGCGTTACGAGCAATTTCAAATGTCATTGCGCCGTCGATACCGCCAGCACAACCCATGTACACTTCGCCTTCTTGCTCTGAATCGGTGTTAAGAAGGATATCGCCTTCTAACCAACCCGCTTCAAGACCGAAAGCACCTGTCATGCCTGCTTCTTCATCTACTGTTAGTAGAACTTCGATAGGGCCGTGTTGGATTTCGTTTGAAGCAAGAACCGCTAGGCACGAAGCCATGCCCATGCCGTTATCAGCGCCAAGCGTTGTGCCTTTAGCTGTAACCCACTCACCATCAATGTATGGTTGGATTGGATCTTTAGCGAAGTCATGAACTGTGTCTTCGTTCTTTTGTGGAACCATATCGATGTGAGCTTGTAGCACCACACCTTTTTTGTTTTCCATACCCGCCGTTGCAGGCTTTTTGATGAATACGTTGCCCGTTGGGTCACGACGTACATCTAGGCCTTGCTCTGTTGCCCAAGCAATAATGTATTGAGCAAGCTCTTCTTCATGCTTAGAAGGGTGTGGGATTGAGCAAATCTTATCGAAGAACTGCCAGATAGGGGCAGGGGATAATTTACTGATCTCAGAATGGAATTCAGACACGGATGACTCCTTTTTTATTTGATAACCATATATTTAGGTTTTGTATGGGTGAAAACCTAGAACAAAAATCTAAAATATGGGTCTGTTTTGATGGCAACAGCATACCACTTGAGCGTTTTGACGAGTAGCGGTTCTAAACCTCAAATAGCTCAAATTTTGAAAGCGATCTTGTCCACCTGATCACAATTAAGCGCCTTGATGCTTATAAATGGCGCAAGCAAACGTTTGTTTAATTCTATTCTGTAATTTAATTACGAAAATAAGTTTGCAAAATAACCGCAAATGGCAAAAAGTGTGACGTATAGCAAAAAATACTTGTAATCTTTTTTCTTTAGGGTATATTAATAACCAACTTCTGAGATGAAGAGTAAATGCTCAAAGGATGAGTCCGTTTTATCGCCTCCAAGGAACCGAGAAATCAAATTCGTTTTTTATTGATTTATTAAGGTGATAGTTATGAAAGGTTTACCATCTGCAATGTTCTGGATTAACAGCTCTGTTTACACTAGCAACTTTGCATACCCTACAAGCTTTGGTTACTAATACCGTAAGCATGTAACTCGAACAGTTTTGTTCACCCCTATATATTGGAATTCTTTTACAGCCCTTTTGGTTGACAGATTCTACCGCCACTCAGTTTTGAGTGGCGTTTTTTTTGCCTGCTACTTTTCCCAAACCGCTTTCGCTTGTCACTTTCCATGCAGTTCTGCGCGGTTGTTTTTTAAACGCCGAAATATCAATTTGCGCCTTATTACTGATCCTGTTGAAAAATACATAACTATTGTGGGTTTGAATTCAGAATTTACTGGCTAGATTCTCAATAAAAATAACCGATGGTAGAAAAAACAACCAACTAATTTTACTGAATGCATTGTTATTAATTTGTTGTTTTTAAAAGATATTTTACGCTGATGTTTTTATTTTTAATCGCTTTGTTTCATACGGCATTCTGATAAATATCGATTAGAGCCTTAATTCTATCTGGAATTTGTTATTTGATAACTTTATAATCCACAGCCAATCGATTACGCAACCGTTTACTTTTTACCCTTATAGGATTCGATAATGTTCGAAAAGCTATTCAAACTCAGTGAAAATGGCACCAATGTGCGCACTGAAATCATCGCAGGTCTAACAACCTTCCTAACAATGGCTTACATCATTTTTGTAAACCCAATGATTCTAGCTGATGCTGGTATGGACCATGGCGCTGTATTTGTAGCAACCTGTTTAGCGGCTGCTATTGGCTGTTTCATCATGGGCTTTGTTGCTAACTACCCAATTGCTCAAGCTCCAGGCATGGGTTTGAACGCATTCTTTACCTACGCTGTTGTAATGGGTATGGGTTATACGTGGCAAGTTGCTCTGGCAGCGGTTTTCGTATCAGGCGTAATCTTCATCTTCTTAAGTATCTTTAAGATCCGTGAATGGATTATCAACTCGATCCCTATGTCTCTGCGTGTTGGTATCTCTGCAGGTATCGGTCTTTTCCTAGCGTTTATTGCTCTTAGCAATGCAGGCATCGTTGTTTCTAACCCAGCAACTAAAGTTTCACTGGGCGATATTACCGCGATTGCTCCTATCCTAGGCTCACTTGGTTTCTTCCTAACAATTGCTCTTGTTCACCGTGGCGTGAAAGGCGCAGTAATGATTGCGATTCTAGCTATAACAGCTCTTGGCATTGTTATTGGTGACGTTCAATACGGCGGCATCATGTCTACACCACCAAGCCTTGCACCTACATTCATGCAGCTTGATTTCTCTGCTGTATTTGAAATCGGTATGATTTCAGTGGTATTCGCATTCTTGTTCGTCGATTTGTTCGATACAGCGGGTACTCTGGTTGGTGTTGCAACGAAAGCAAACCTAATCAAAGAAGACGGCAAACTACCGCGCTTGAACAAAGCACTGCTTGCTGACTCTACAGCAACATCTATTGGTGCACTGCTAGGTACTTCAAACACAACGTCTTATGTTGAGAGTGTTGCGGGTGTTGCTGAAGGCGGTCGTACCGGTCTAACGGCTGTTGTTGTTGGTATCTTATTCCTACTGGCTCTTTTCTTCTCGCCACTTGCAGGTATGATTCCGGCTTACGCAACATCAGGTGCACTTTTCTATGTAGCAATTCTGATGATGTCTGGCCTAGTTGGCATTGATTGGCGTGATCTTACGGAAGCAGCACCAGTCGTGGTAACATGTCTGCTTATGCCGCTGACGTACTCTATCGCTGAGGGTATCTCACTAGGTTTCATCGCTTACGCTGCAATTAAGCTGCTAAGTGGTAAAGGTCGCGACGTTTCACCTGCTGTGTGGGTAATGTCGGTTATCTTTATTCTTAAATACATTTTCGCTTAATCGTCTAGATTTCTGCTTAATCGCTGAAGAGGCTATGTTTGAGATAGCCTCTAATAACATGACAAAATTATTAGGTTTTATACTATGAGCAACAAATTCGTTATCACTTGGGACAACATGCAGACTTACTGCCGTCAACTTGCTGAAAAGCAAATGCCAGCAGAGCAGTGGAAAGGCATCTGGGCTGTAAGCCGTGGTGGTTTGGTTCCTGGTGCAATCTTGGCTCGTGAGCTAGGTATTCGTCACGTAGATACGATTTGTATTTCTAGCTACGACCACGATCACCAACGTGATATGACAGTAGTTAAAGCACCTGAAGGTGACGGCGAAGGCTTCCTAATCGTTGAAGACTTGGTTGATAGTGGTGACACTGCACGTAAGCTTCGCGAAATGTACCCTAAAGCGAAACTGATCGCTGTATGTGCAAAACCATCTGGTGCTGATTTGCTAGACGAGTACATTGTTGATATCGCTCAAGACACATGGATTGAGCAACCTTGGGATACTAGCCTAAGCTACGTTGAGCCAGTAAATCGCAAGTCAAAATAAGCGTAAACTTAGTTTTTTGAGAAATGACCCTTTATAGGGTCATTTTTTTTTATATTATTAGTGACAACCATTTCTTATTAAGTATCCCAATGTCTGAACCAGAAGAAACGAGCTCGAACCTTTCGGAAACTTTGTTTGTAAAGCACAAGCAGGCGAAAGAGACCTCAATGTTGACACAATACATGCCAAGCTCTGAAGCGTTATTGGATGAGAAACGTGAACAGCAAAACTCATCATGGTACCGAAACCTAAGACGTCTTCAGTGGGTCTGGCAAGGCGTTAATCCAATAGAGCAAGAAGCGGTATTGGCTCGCATCGCGTCATCAGATAACTCTCGGACAACCGATGAGTGGCTTGATACGGTCATGGGTTACCGAAGCGGTAACTGGGCATACGAATGGACCAAGCTGGGTATGCAGCATCAGAATCGCTCTAATGAAAAGAACGATGAAGAGATGGCTGAAGAGCTGTTTTCAGCATCGTTGTGCTTCAGTATTGCGGGTTACCCACATCTCAAGAGCGACAACTTGGCGGCTCAGGCTCAAGTGTTGGCCAACGCAGCGTATTCTGAAGCGATCAAGCACACTAAGTTGATCGTCAAACAGATTGATATTCCATACCAAAACAAGAAGATCAAAGCGAACTTGCATCTAACCAAGACAGATAAACCACAACCGGTTGTGATTGTCAGTGCGGGTCTAGATAGCTTGCAAACGGATATGTGGCGCTTGTTTAGGGATTATTTAGCACCTAAGAACATTGCTATGTTAACGGTAGACATGCCATCAATAGGGCACAGTGCACATTGGCCGTTAACAGAAGACTCATCTTGTCTTCACCAAGCGGTGCTGAATGAATTGCCTAACATCCCATGGGTCGATCACCACAAAGTCGGCTTGTTTGGTTTCCGCTTCGGTGGCAATGCGATGGTGAGACTATCTTTCCTTGAGCAACATAAGATTAAAGCGTGTATCTCTTTAGGCGCGCCAATTCACGACATCTTTGTTCATGCCGACAAACTGAAACAGATGCCTAAGATGCATCTAGATGTGTTGGCTTCGCGTCTTGGTAAAGGTGCTGTTGATATCAATAGCCTTTCTGGGCAGTTGATGGCGTGGTCACTCAAGGTACAAGGTTTGCTGTCAAACAGTAAAACCAGTGTTCCAATCTTGGCATTGGCTCTGGAAGGCGACCCAGTTTCACCACCAATGGATAATCAACTGGTTGCTATTTACAGTGATTACGGAAAAGCGAAGAAAATCAAAGCTAAGTCAATTACACAAGGTTATGAGCAATCCCTCGAATTGGCGATAAAGTGGCTTGAGGATGAATTATTTAGATGACATTTCTCCTAAATTAGTTAAGCATGAAAAGTGTACAAACTAAGTACCTGATACTCAGAGGTAATTTATAAAATCTAAATGCGTAGTTTCTACGTATAACAGTCTGAGTAACGTCATTCTTAACATTGAAAATGGAGATTCAATATGTCAGAAGTGACACAACAACCTACGCATTACCGCTTGTTGAATGTTTTAAAGGCGATCGGGCCTTACTTAAGGGAACCGCAATCAGAAGAAGGCCACTATATCTTTGATTGCTTGTCTGTATGTGTGAACGATAAAAAATCACCAGAAGAACGCGAGTTCTGGGGCTGGTGGCTGGAATTGGATAAGTCGGAAGAGGGATATTCGGCGAAGTACAATATCGGCAAGTACAACATCGATGGTAACTGGGACTCTTTGCCGTTACCTAAAAAGGCGGTCGCTGAGGTCTCTCGAACTCAAGAAGCCTTCCACAAAAAACTGGTTGATGAACTTCAAAGTAAGTTTGAAATCAGTATCCAATTAGACGAAGAGTCTGTCGAATTCGTCTAATTTTAAAGGTTACTCTTCTATATAAAGCAAAAAGGTGCGATTTCGCACCTTTTCTGCTTGTGAATTCCCCTTTTGATTGCTAAAACATCACCTCTTATTTGTTTTATCCATAAAAGACTTCATGACAACAAATCATCAAAGCGGGACAACAACACAGCGTAAAACTGTCGTTGTTAAACTGGGTACCAGTGTCTTAACTGGTGGAACATTGGCATTAGACCGCGCTCATATGGTTGAGCTGGTTCGTCAATGTGCTGAATTAAAAAAACAAGGCCACTCTGTGGTTATGGTTTCGTCTGGCGCAATTGCAGCAGGACGTGAGCACCTTGGTTACCCCGCACTTCCCAACTCAATGGCGAGCAAACAGTTGCTTGCGGCAGTTGGGCAAAGCCAGTTGATTCAAGTTTGGGAGTCTTTGTTTGCTATCTATGACCTTAAGATTGGCCAGATGCTACTGACTCGTGCTGATCTCGATGATCGCGAGCGTTTTCTTAATGCACGTGACACGATCAACGCACTGGTTGATCACGATATTATTCCGGTAGTAAACGAAAACGACGCAGTAGCAACCAACGAAATTAAAGTGGGCGACAATGATAACTTGTCGGCCTTAGTGGGTATTTTGTGCGGTGCTGATAAGCTTTTGCTACTAACAGACCAAAAAGGCCTGTTTACGGCTGACCCTCGTAAAGACCCAAATGCTGAGCTCATCAAAGAAGTGAAAACCATTGATGATACACTGCGCAAGATCGCAGGCGGCAGTGGTACGACATTAGGTACCGGCGGCATGGCAACAAAACTGCAGGCGGCTGATATTGCTCGTCGTGCAGGCATCGAAGTGATTATTGCTGCGGGCAGTGCTGAAAATGTGGTGTTTGACTCACTGAGTGACAACCCACAAGGCACACGTTTCTTGCCTTTAGCGGAAGCGCTTGAAAACCGTAAACGCTGGATTTTAGCGGGCCCTGCTTCAGCAGGTGACATCGTGGTCGACGACGGCGCAGTAAACGCAGTTAACACCAAAGGCAGTAGCTTGTTGGCGAAAGGGGTTGTTCGAGTGAAAGGCGAATTCTCTCGTGGTGAAGTTACCCAAGTCACAGACAGCAAAGGCAAAGTAATTGCGCGTGGTATCGCCAGTTATTCAAGCCAAGACCTAGCAAAAATTGCAGGCAAGCACAGTAAAGATATTGGCGACATCCTTGGATACGATTATGGGTCAGAAGTCATTCACCGTGATGACCTAGTTGTGATTCAAGAGTAGCTCGTGATGATAAGGCGAATCGCCTTTTTTCATCCAAAGACAGACAGAATTTAGGGAGAGTTAAACGTGGATTTAACTAACATGGGTATCGCAGCAAAAGACGCTGCTTTCCACCTAGCGACCGCATCTACGGCGCAAAAGAATAAAGCATTGGCGATCATCGCTGATGAGCTAGAAGCAAACGCAGCAACGATTTTAGAAGCGAACGCGAAAGATATCGAATTAGGTCGCGAAGCTGGTCTAACCGACGCACTGCTTGATCGTCTACTTCTTAATGAAGAGCGCTTAACCGGTATCGCTAACGATGTGCGTAACGTGATTAGCCTTAACGACCCTGTAGGCAGCGAAATCGACAGTAAGGTACTGGAAAACGGTATGTCACTGTCTCGTCGTCGCGTGCCACTTGGTGTGGTGGGTGTTATCTATGAAGCGCGTCCAAACGTAACCATCGATATTGCAGCTCTGTGTCTGAAGACAGGTAACGCAAGCATTCTACGTGGTGGTAAAGAGACGTTCTTCTCGAACATGGAACTGGTTAAAGTTATCCAGTCGGCATTAGAGAAAGCGGAGCTACCAGCGGCTTCTGTTCAGTACATCGAGAAGCCTGATCGTGAACTCGTTTCTCAATTGCTTAAACTGGATGACTACGTGGATATGATCATTCCTCGTGGCGGCGCTGGCTTGCACAAGATGTGTAAAGAGAACAGCACCATCCCAGTTATCATCGGCGGCTTTGGTATCAGCCATATCTTCGTTGATGAAAGTGCGGACCTTGAAAAGTCGGTAGATGTTGTCGAAAACTCTAAAGTTCAGCGCCCATCAGCGTGTAACTCGTTAGATACACTGCTAGTGCATGAAGCGGTTGCTGAAGCTTTCCTAATTAAGCTGAAACAGCGTTTAGCAGGCAAAGTAACCTTGGTTGCAGATACCAGTGCAAAATCACTGCTAGCGGGTTTTGAAGACCAACGTGATGCGGTTGAAGGCGACTTTGACACTGAATGGCTAAGCTACACGTTAGGCGTGAAAGTTGTTGCGGATGTGGCAGAAGCGATTGACCACATGCGTGTACACAATGCGAGTCACTCAGATGCGATCATGACTAACAGCCTAGAGAGCTCAGAGCGTTTCATTAACTCTGTTGGTTCTGCAGCGGTTTATGTGAATGCATCAACACGTTTTACTGATGGCGCACAGTTTGGTCTGGGTGCTGAAGTAGCCGTGTCTACTCAGAAATTGCATGCTCGTGGCCCAATGGGCTTAGAAGAGCTGACAAGCTACAAATGGGTAGGTAAAGCGAACTATTTAGTCCGCGGTTAACGCTGGTCGTTAATTTTACTCCTCAGCTCATTTTTGAAATGGCGATCGAGTAGCAATAATCAATGAATCACCACACAAAAGGGCCTTAATTGGCCCTTTTTCTTTCCTAACGTTTGGCAATTCCGTTACACTGATATTCAATTATTTGGAGGTGATATGCATTGTCCTTTTTGTTCAGAGAACGACACTAAAGTAATCGATTCAAGACTGGTAGCCGATGGCCATCAGGTTCGTCGTCGCCGTCAATGCCTTGCATGTAGTGAACGTTTTACTACGTTTGAATCGGCAGAACTTGTGATGCCTAAGGTCATAAAGTCGAATGGAAACCGCGAACCATTTAATGAAGATAAAATGGTGGGTGGTGTACAGCGCGCCCTAGAAAAACGCCCAGTGAGTGCTGATGCGATTGAACTTGCGATCAGTACGATTAAGTCGCAACTCCGTGCAACTGGTGAGCGTGAAGTACCAAGCGAGATGATTGGTAATCTTGTGATGGGCCAATTGAAAGAATTGGATAAAGTGGCGTACATTCGTTTTGCCTCTGTTTACCGCAGCTTTGAAGACATCCGAGAGTTTGGCGAAGAAATCGCTAAATTAGAGGATTAACTCCTCAATCATGTCAAACTTTACTCCCCTAGATTTTCAAATGATGTCGCGTGCTATTCAGTTAGCAAAACGCGGCATTTACACTACTGCACCCAACCCGAATGTGGGGTGTGTCATTGTACAAACCGACGGTCAGATCGTTGGTGAAGGTTTTCATGCCAAAGCCGGTGAGCCTCATGCTGAAGTACATGCCATGCGAATGGCGGGCGACAAAGCAAAAGGTGCGACGGCTTATGTCACGCTAGAGCCTTGCTCTCATTACGGTCGAACGCCACCTTGTGCTGAAGGTTTGATTAAGGCTCAAGTAGCCAAAGTAATTTGCGCCATGCAGGACCCAAACCCAAAAGTCGCAGGTCGTGGTATCAAAATGCTACGCGATGCGGGTATTGAGGTTGAAATCGGTTTGCTAGAGCAAGACGCTCTTGACTTGAACCCTGCATTTATCAAGCGTATGCAAACGGGTATGCCATTCGTTCAGTTAAAGATGGCCGCTAGCCTTGATGGGCAAACGGCATTGGAAAATGGTCAAAGCCAGTGGATCACATCGCCAGAAGCGCGTCGTGATGTTCAGAACTACCGAGCAAAATCAGGCGCTGTGCTATCAACTAGCCAGACGGTGATTGAAGACAACGCGTCGTTGAATGTTCGTTGGGCAGAGTTGCCAAGCAGTATCAAAGATCATTACGCTGAAGACGAGCTGCGTCAGCCGATTCGCGTGATTCTTGACCGTCAAAACCAACTGCGTCCGGAACTCAAGTTATTCCAGACTCCAACATCCGTGTTGAGAGTTGCCGAAGCGTCTGCTGATATTGAAGTCGGAACCACAGATGCAGGTCAGCTCGATTTGCACGATCTGATGCGTCAATTACCTACGAATCATATCGACCATATTTGGGTCGAAGCGGGCGCTACATTGGCAAAAAGCTTGATTGAAGAACAGCTGGTGGATGAGCTAATCCTCTATTTAGCACCTAAACTTATGGGCAGTGACGGACGAGGTTTGATGGGCGCATTAGGGCTCACTTCAATGTCTGACGTTATTGACCTAGAAATTAAAGATGTTCGACAGGTTGGTGTGGATATTCGCATCGTTGCGAAACCGGTAGTAACGCAACCGACAGTAACGAAACCACAGTAGAAATAGTTACTCCAACTGCATACGTGTCGTTGACAACAAAAAGAGTTTTAAAATGTTTACAGGAATTGTAGAAGCCGTAGGTACATTGAGTGCAATCACTCCCCGCGGAGAAGACATCACCGTAACGGTTAACGTTGGTAAGCTTGATATGGCTGACGTTCAGTTAGGCGACAGTATCGCTACCAATGGTGTGTGTTTGACTGTGGTTGAATTTAACGACCACAGCTACAGTGCAGACCTTTCGCTTGAGACCCTGAAAAAAACGGGTTTTGTCGATTACCAAGCGGGCGATAAAGTTAACCTTGAGAAAGCAATGTTACCAACCACGCGTTTCGGTGGACACATCGTGTCTGGTCACGTTGATGGCGTGGGTGAGATTGTTGAACGTAATCAAGTTGGTCGTGCGATTGAGTTCTGGGTAGAAATGCCAGCAGAAATCTCAAAATACGTGGCTCAAAAAGGTTCAGTAACGGTCGATGGCATTAGCCTGACTGTGAACGATTTACGCAAGAACGCATTCAAGCTGACTATCGTTCCTCACACCTCTTCAGAAACCACCATCGACCAATTCAATGTCGGTCGTAAAGTGAATCTAGAAGTTGATGTATTAGCACGTTACATGGAGCGTTTACTGCAAGGTCAGCAACAAGAGTCTGAGCCTGAATCTCGATTAACGATGGAATTCTTACAGCAGAATGGTTTTGCCTAACCGTTGATACAAAGTGCGTTAAGCGAGACTTTGTAAAACGAAGCAATATCATCAGGTTTAAATAGTGTCGGTTCTAGGAAGCAGAACCATTTCAAAGGATATAGAACAATGCCAATTAGTACTCCTCAAGAAATTATTGAAGACATTCGCCTAGGAAAAATGGTTATCCTGATGGATGATGAAGATCGCGAGAATGAAGGCGATCTGATCATGGCAGCAGAACATGTGACGCCAGAAGCGATTAACTTCATGGCGATGTATGGCCGTGGCTTAATCTGTCTGACGCTAACCAAAGAGCGTTCAAGCCGTATGGGTCTAGCGCCTATGGTTCAAGACAACAATGCACAGTACACCACCAACTTTACGGTTTCGATTGAAGCGGCTGAGGGTGTAACTACGGGTATCTCTGCATCAGACCGTGCAGTGACGGTTCAAGCGGCAGTGGCGAAAGATGCGAAAGCGGCTGATCTTGTTCAACCTGGTCATATTTTCCCACTGACAGCGCAAGATGGCGGTGTTCTGACTCGCGCAGGACACACAGAAGCAGGTTGTGATTTAGCACGCCTAGCAGGCTGTGAGCCAGCATCGGTTATCGTTGAGATCCTAAACGACGACGGCACTATGGCTCGTCGTCCTGATCTTGAAGTGTTTGCTGAAAAACACGACATCAAGCTAGGCACCATTGCAGACTTGATTGAATACCGCAACAACACAGAAACAACGATTGAACGTGTAGCACAATGCCATTTGCCAACTGAATTTGGTGATTTCGAGCTTGTGACTTACCGCGATACAATTGATAACCAGATCCACTACGCGATGCAAAAAGGCGACCTATCTGAAGGTGCTCCTTTGGTACGTGTTCATCTGCATGACACGTTCACCGACCTGCTTCATTCAGACCGTGGTACTGAGCGCAGCTGGTCGCTAGATAAAGCGATGAAGCGCATTGGCGACGAAGGCGGTGTGTTGGTTATTCTTGGCAACGAAGAATCTTCTGATTCTTTGATTCACAAAGTGAAGACATTCGAAGCGCAAGACAAGAACGAGCAGCCAACTATGGCGAAGAAGCAGGGTACCTCGCGTCGTGTTGGTGTCGGTTCTCAGATTCTTCAAGACCTAGGCGTGCACGATATGCGTCTGCTTTCTTCAAGCACTAAGCGTTACCACGCATTGGGTGGTTTTGGTCTTAACGTTGTTGAGTACGTTTGCGAATAAATCCTGTGTCAGCGAGCAGACGTTTCTCCGTTTGTAGCGACATAATTTACCGATGATTTCAGTGGCTCTTTTGGTGATAAATCTAGCCAAAAGAGCAAAGTAGCCAAGTTCGACTCAATACGCGTTCAATACACAAACTTGGCTCCTCGCTGTTCCTATATGCTTGGGATCAGCGCTGCATTATCATCTTTACATTGCCGGTGTCTGTTCTTCTAAATTACCATTAGATATTGCTCACAGTTTTGTGCTAGAATCCGGCGATTCTCACTTGATGAAAATAGTTAAAGGAAGGCTTATGAAAGTGATCGAGGGTGGCTTCCCAGCGCCAAATGCAAAAATTGCTATCGTTATTGCTCGTTTCAACAGTTTTATTAACGAAAGTTTACTTTCTGGTGCAATCGATACTTTAAAGCGTCATGGACAAGTAAGCGAAGACAACATCACTGTTGTTCGTTGCCCTGGTGCAGTAGAACTTCCACTTGTAGCGCAGCGCGTTGCAAAAACAGGTAAGTTCGATGCGATTGTATCTCTTGGTACAGTAATTCGTGGCGGTACACCTCACTTTGACTATGTTTGTAGTGAATGTAATAAAGGTTTGGCACAAGTGTCTCTGGAATATTCTCTTCCAGTAGCGTTTGGTGTTCTTACTGTTGATACGATCGATCAAGCTATTGAACGCGCAGGAACCAAGGCTGGTAATAAGGGTGCAGAAGCAGCACTTAGCGCACTTGAGATGATCAACGTTCTTTCTGAAATCGATTCCTAATGGGGGCCAGTGTGAAACCAGCCGCACGTCGTAACGCACGTCAATTTGCTCTACAAGCAATTTATTCTTGGCAAATTACTAAAGAAAATATTGCTACCGTTGAAGAACAGTTCTTATCTGGTGGTAAGTATGATGAAGAAGAGCATCATGCTGCAGAGCCTGCTCTTGCTATGCCAGAAACAGACGTTGCATACTTCCGCGACCTACTAACTGGTGTTGCTCTTAGCCACATGGAACTTGATAGCAAGCTTCGTCCATTCGTATCTCGCCCTATGCAAGATCTGGATCTGATGGAACTAGCGCTTCTACGTTTAGCTATGTACGAGATGACTCGT
Coding sequences:
- a CDS encoding glutamate-5-semialdehyde dehydrogenase; protein product: MDLTNMGIAAKDAAFHLATASTAQKNKALAIIADELEANAATILEANAKDIELGREAGLTDALLDRLLLNEERLTGIANDVRNVISLNDPVGSEIDSKVLENGMSLSRRRVPLGVVGVIYEARPNVTIDIAALCLKTGNASILRGGKETFFSNMELVKVIQSALEKAELPAASVQYIEKPDRELVSQLLKLDDYVDMIIPRGGAGLHKMCKENSTIPVIIGGFGISHIFVDESADLEKSVDVVENSKVQRPSACNSLDTLLVHEAVAEAFLIKLKQRLAGKVTLVADTSAKSLLAGFEDQRDAVEGDFDTEWLSYTLGVKVVADVAEAIDHMRVHNASHSDAIMTNSLESSERFINSVGSAAVYVNASTRFTDGAQFGLGAEVAVSTQKLHARGPMGLEELTSYKWVGKANYLVRG
- the nrdR gene encoding transcriptional regulator NrdR; translation: MHCPFCSENDTKVIDSRLVADGHQVRRRRQCLACSERFTTFESAELVMPKVIKSNGNREPFNEDKMVGGVQRALEKRPVSADAIELAISTIKSQLRATGEREVPSEMIGNLVMGQLKELDKVAYIRFASVYRSFEDIREFGEEIAKLED
- the ribD gene encoding bifunctional diaminohydroxyphosphoribosylaminopyrimidine deaminase/5-amino-6-(5-phosphoribosylamino)uracil reductase RibD; translation: MMSRAIQLAKRGIYTTAPNPNVGCVIVQTDGQIVGEGFHAKAGEPHAEVHAMRMAGDKAKGATAYVTLEPCSHYGRTPPCAEGLIKAQVAKVICAMQDPNPKVAGRGIKMLRDAGIEVEIGLLEQDALDLNPAFIKRMQTGMPFVQLKMAASLDGQTALENGQSQWITSPEARRDVQNYRAKSGAVLSTSQTVIEDNASLNVRWAELPSSIKDHYAEDELRQPIRVILDRQNQLRPELKLFQTPTSVLRVAEASADIEVGTTDAGQLDLHDLMRQLPTNHIDHIWVEAGATLAKSLIEEQLVDELILYLAPKLMGSDGRGLMGALGLTSMSDVIDLEIKDVRQVGVDIRIVAKPVVTQPTVTKPQ
- the proB gene encoding glutamate 5-kinase, which codes for MLKHHLLFVLSIKDFMTTNHQSGTTTQRKTVVVKLGTSVLTGGTLALDRAHMVELVRQCAELKKQGHSVVMVSSGAIAAGREHLGYPALPNSMASKQLLAAVGQSQLIQVWESLFAIYDLKIGQMLLTRADLDDRERFLNARDTINALVDHDIIPVVNENDAVATNEIKVGDNDNLSALVGILCGADKLLLLTDQKGLFTADPRKDPNAELIKEVKTIDDTLRKIAGGSGTTLGTGGMATKLQAADIARRAGIEVIIAAGSAENVVFDSLSDNPQGTRFLPLAEALENRKRWILAGPASAGDIVVDDGAVNAVNTKGSSLLAKGVVRVKGEFSRGEVTQVTDSKGKVIARGIASYSSQDLAKIAGKHSKDIGDILGYDYGSEVIHRDDLVVIQE
- a CDS encoding NCS2 family permease — translated: MFEKLFKLSENGTNVRTEIIAGLTTFLTMAYIIFVNPMILADAGMDHGAVFVATCLAAAIGCFIMGFVANYPIAQAPGMGLNAFFTYAVVMGMGYTWQVALAAVFVSGVIFIFLSIFKIREWIINSIPMSLRVGISAGIGLFLAFIALSNAGIVVSNPATKVSLGDITAIAPILGSLGFFLTIALVHRGVKGAVMIAILAITALGIVIGDVQYGGIMSTPPSLAPTFMQLDFSAVFEIGMISVVFAFLFVDLFDTAGTLVGVATKANLIKEDGKLPRLNKALLADSTATSIGALLGTSNTTSYVESVAGVAEGGRTGLTAVVVGILFLLALFFSPLAGMIPAYATSGALFYVAILMMSGLVGIDWRDLTEAAPVVVTCLLMPLTYSIAEGISLGFIAYAAIKLLSGKGRDVSPAVWVMSVIFILKYIFA
- the frsA gene encoding esterase FrsA — translated: MSEPEETSSNLSETLFVKHKQAKETSMLTQYMPSSEALLDEKREQQNSSWYRNLRRLQWVWQGVNPIEQEAVLARIASSDNSRTTDEWLDTVMGYRSGNWAYEWTKLGMQHQNRSNEKNDEEMAEELFSASLCFSIAGYPHLKSDNLAAQAQVLANAAYSEAIKHTKLIVKQIDIPYQNKKIKANLHLTKTDKPQPVVIVSAGLDSLQTDMWRLFRDYLAPKNIAMLTVDMPSIGHSAHWPLTEDSSCLHQAVLNELPNIPWVDHHKVGLFGFRFGGNAMVRLSFLEQHKIKACISLGAPIHDIFVHADKLKQMPKMHLDVLASRLGKGAVDINSLSGQLMAWSLKVQGLLSNSKTSVPILALALEGDPVSPPMDNQLVAIYSDYGKAKKIKAKSITQGYEQSLELAIKWLEDELFR
- the tet(34) gene encoding oxytetracycline resistance phosphoribosyltransferase domain-containing protein Tet(34), which encodes MSNKFVITWDNMQTYCRQLAEKQMPAEQWKGIWAVSRGGLVPGAILARELGIRHVDTICISSYDHDHQRDMTVVKAPEGDGEGFLIVEDLVDSGDTARKLREMYPKAKLIAVCAKPSGADLLDEYIVDIAQDTWIEQPWDTSLSYVEPVNRKSK
- the crl gene encoding sigma factor-binding protein Crl, with the protein product MSEVTQQPTHYRLLNVLKAIGPYLREPQSEEGHYIFDCLSVCVNDKKSPEEREFWGWWLELDKSEEGYSAKYNIGKYNIDGNWDSLPLPKKAVAEVSRTQEAFHKKLVDELQSKFEISIQLDEESVEFV